One genomic window of Sulfurirhabdus autotrophica includes the following:
- a CDS encoding response regulator transcription factor, whose protein sequence is MNRKILIVEDNPEIAYLVELHLRDLGHTVVVERTGTDGLSQAEAGEFDMVILDLMLPGMSGLDICRHLRSQSNYVPILMLTARSSEIDRVLGLEIGADDYLTKPFSIMELVARVKAIFRRLDALSNKPEDIRLIQAKELSIDFGRHEVVVEGKPVDLTAKEFDLLSYFVQNPGQVFTRAQLLDRVWGYGHEGYEHTVNSHINRLRTKIETNPAKPQHILTVWSVGYKFRDQHALPG, encoded by the coding sequence ATGAATCGTAAAATTCTTATCGTCGAAGATAACCCTGAAATTGCTTACCTGGTTGAACTCCATCTACGTGATCTTGGGCATACGGTTGTTGTGGAAAGAACGGGAACAGACGGTTTATCCCAGGCTGAGGCTGGGGAATTTGACATGGTGATCCTTGATCTGATGCTCCCCGGCATGAGCGGGCTGGACATATGTCGCCATCTTCGCAGCCAGTCAAATTACGTGCCTATTTTAATGTTAACAGCCCGATCTTCTGAAATTGACCGGGTGCTGGGACTGGAAATTGGGGCAGACGACTACCTCACCAAGCCTTTCAGCATTATGGAACTGGTCGCCCGGGTTAAAGCGATTTTCCGCCGTCTGGATGCACTGAGCAACAAACCTGAAGATATCCGCCTGATTCAAGCCAAAGAACTCAGCATCGACTTTGGTCGGCATGAAGTGGTGGTTGAAGGCAAACCAGTTGATCTGACAGCGAAGGAATTTGATCTGCTGTCGTACTTTGTACAAAATCCGGGTCAGGTTTTTACACGCGCTCAGCTACTGGATAGAGTTTGGGGGTATGGGCATGAAGGGTATGAGCATACCGTCAATTCTCACATTAACCGACTTCGCACCAAGATTGAAACCAATCCAGCGAAGCCCCAGCACATTCTGACCGTTTGGAGTGTAGGTTACAAATTTCGCGATCAGCATGCATTACCGGGATGA
- a CDS encoding Hsp20/alpha crystallin family protein, producing MSNLVRRDPFALDDVFDDLFKGFFVRPVHFEGQQQVQIKTDVKEDDKSYTIHAEIPGVKKEDIQISIDGNQVSISAEVKKETEEKEGEKLLRSERYFGQAYRSYTLGQDIDDSAAQAKYTDGILELTLPKKAASSAKKLTVQ from the coding sequence ATGTCTAATTTAGTTCGTCGCGATCCATTTGCTCTTGATGATGTGTTCGATGATTTGTTCAAAGGTTTTTTTGTGCGTCCGGTCCATTTTGAAGGGCAGCAGCAAGTCCAGATTAAGACAGACGTGAAGGAAGATGATAAATCCTATACCATTCATGCTGAAATTCCTGGCGTAAAGAAGGAAGATATTCAAATATCTATTGATGGTAACCAGGTATCAATCAGCGCCGAAGTGAAAAAAGAGACAGAAGAAAAAGAAGGTGAAAAGCTGTTGCGCAGTGAGCGTTATTTTGGTCAGGCTTATCGCAGTTATACGCTGGGCCAGGATATTGATGACAGCGCAGCGCAAGCAAAGTACACAGATGGCATTCTTGAACTGACGCTGCCTAAAAAAGCGGCATCTTCAGCTAAAAAGCTGACTGTTCAGTAA
- the argB gene encoding acetylglutamate kinase, with translation MSLNPSTAIEKAQVLSEALPYIQRFFDKTIVIKYGGNAMTDEKLKQGFARDVVLLKTVGMNPVVVHGGGPQINDLLKRVGKQGEFIQGMRVTDRETMDVVEMVLGGLVNKEIVNLINQNGGKAVGLTGKDGGFIRARKMMVKNVDKPGENIDIGHVGEVTEIFPELVSLLDSRDFIPVIAPIGVGEHGEAYNINADLVAGKLAETLKAEKLILLTNTAGVLDKEGKLLTGLTAARVDELIANGTISGGMIPKISTALDAVKNGVKSSHIIDGRVEHALLLEILTDQGVGTLIRAN, from the coding sequence ATGTCGCTCAATCCATCCACTGCAATAGAAAAAGCACAGGTACTGTCCGAAGCCCTCCCTTATATCCAGCGGTTTTTTGATAAAACTATCGTAATCAAATATGGCGGCAATGCCATGACAGACGAAAAGCTCAAACAGGGATTTGCTCGCGATGTTGTCTTGCTGAAAACTGTGGGTATGAACCCCGTGGTGGTGCACGGTGGCGGCCCCCAAATCAACGATTTGCTTAAGCGCGTGGGAAAGCAGGGCGAATTTATTCAGGGCATGCGCGTGACAGACCGCGAAACCATGGACGTGGTGGAAATGGTGTTGGGCGGGTTGGTAAACAAGGAAATCGTTAATCTGATCAATCAGAATGGTGGTAAGGCTGTGGGTCTCACCGGCAAGGACGGAGGCTTTATTCGTGCCCGAAAAATGATGGTGAAAAATGTTGATAAGCCGGGTGAAAACATTGATATCGGTCATGTCGGCGAAGTCACTGAAATTTTCCCGGAACTGGTTTCCTTGCTGGATTCCAGAGATTTTATCCCAGTAATCGCGCCGATTGGTGTCGGCGAGCATGGTGAGGCCTACAATATCAATGCCGATCTGGTGGCAGGTAAACTGGCTGAAACCTTAAAGGCAGAAAAGCTTATTTTACTGACTAATACAGCGGGTGTGCTGGATAAAGAAGGCAAGCTGCTAACCGGGTTGACTGCAGCCAGAGTAGACGAACTGATTGCCAATGGCACCATCAGCGGCGGGATGATTCCTAAAATTTCAACAGCACTGGACGCGGTAAAAAATGGAGTAAAGAGCAGCCATATCATTGATGGCAGGGTAGAGCATGCCTTGCTGCTGGAGATTCTCACCGATCAAGGGGTTGGCACACTGATTCGCGCCAATTAA
- a CDS encoding pyrimidine 5'-nucleotidase, translating to MKSCKTWVFDLDNTLHNASPHIFPHINRAMTDYLKTHLGLEEEEANQLRMQYWHRYGATLSGLIRHHNTDPHHFLWHTHQFPALGKMLQSEKILRHTLNNLPGQKVLFSNAPAHYSQAVLRLLNISDLFQKVFTIESTRFRPKPDSYGFYRLFRQMQLLPKQCIMVEDTLVNLKIAKKLGMKTVWVSPLVKCPSYVDVSVRSVTQLPKMLHHLGHF from the coding sequence TTGAAATCCTGTAAAACCTGGGTGTTTGATCTCGACAATACGCTACACAATGCCTCGCCGCATATTTTTCCTCATATTAATCGGGCCATGACCGATTATTTGAAAACTCATTTAGGGCTGGAAGAAGAGGAGGCCAATCAGTTGCGGATGCAGTATTGGCATCGCTATGGCGCCACTCTGTCAGGACTGATCAGGCATCATAATACGGATCCCCACCATTTTCTCTGGCACACTCACCAATTTCCTGCGTTGGGGAAAATGCTTCAGTCCGAGAAAATTTTGCGGCACACACTCAATAATCTGCCCGGTCAGAAAGTATTGTTTTCCAATGCGCCGGCACATTATTCTCAAGCGGTTTTACGATTGCTGAATATCTCGGATTTATTTCAAAAGGTATTTACCATTGAATCTACACGGTTTCGGCCAAAGCCGGATAGCTATGGATTTTATCGGCTATTCAGACAAATGCAGTTGCTCCCAAAGCAATGTATTATGGTAGAAGATACACTTGTAAATCTAAAAATAGCCAAAAAACTTGGCATGAAAACGGTATGGGTGAGTCCGTTGGTCAAGTGTCCGAGCTATGTGGATGTGAGTGTGAGATCCGTAACACAATTGCCTAAAATGCTGCATCATTTAGGACATTTCTAA
- the slmA gene encoding nucleoid occlusion factor SlmA, whose amino-acid sequence MAAKPGERKMQILQTLAEMLQKPQGTKITTAALAAKLDVSEAALYRHFASKAQMFEGLIEFIEQTLFGLINKITVDEQSGVKQLEATLSLLLAFPKKNPGMTRVLIGDALVNEDERLQVRINQLHDRLEATIRQSLRIAATQQEIASNIDAGAQANLIICYVIGRWHQFAKSGFKREPMEYWQAQWPQLL is encoded by the coding sequence ATGGCTGCAAAACCGGGTGAAAGGAAAATGCAAATTCTGCAAACCTTGGCAGAAATGCTGCAAAAACCACAAGGCACAAAAATCACAACCGCTGCGCTTGCCGCTAAGCTGGATGTGTCAGAAGCTGCACTTTACCGACATTTTGCCAGCAAAGCGCAAATGTTCGAAGGGTTGATTGAGTTTATCGAGCAAACGTTGTTTGGGTTGATCAATAAAATCACCGTTGATGAGCAGTCGGGTGTTAAACAACTGGAAGCGACGTTATCGTTACTGTTGGCATTCCCCAAAAAAAATCCCGGTATGACCCGCGTTCTGATTGGCGATGCGCTGGTCAACGAAGATGAACGTCTGCAGGTGAGGATCAATCAATTGCATGATCGTCTGGAAGCAACTATACGACAAAGTCTGCGTATTGCAGCAACGCAACAGGAAATTGCCAGTAATATCGATGCAGGCGCACAGGCTAATTTGATTATCTGTTATGTGATTGGTCGTTGGCATCAGTTTGCCAAGAGCGGCTTTAAACGCGAGCCTATGGAATATTGGCAAGCGCAGTGGCCACAGTTGCTATAA
- a CDS encoding HesA/MoeB/ThiF family protein — MNDNQLLRYSRHILLPQIGIEGQEKLSQSHALIIGAGGLGSPVALYLAASGVGKLTVCDGDVVDLTNLQRQIVHRTEAVGLNKADSAKQSLLAINPEIIVTALPRRIDEAELMQLVSSADVVLDASDNFATRHAVNRACVVHKKPLVSGAAVRFDGQITVFNLREGDSPCYHCLFPETEGADEVRCAENGVFSPLVGIIGTMQAAEALKLLMGIGQTLQGRLLLLDALTMEWRSIKLKKDQACPVCGSDK, encoded by the coding sequence ATGAATGACAATCAGCTTCTACGATATAGCCGGCACATTCTGCTTCCCCAGATCGGAATTGAAGGGCAGGAGAAATTATCGCAATCCCACGCCTTGATTATTGGTGCAGGGGGCCTTGGCTCTCCAGTCGCGCTCTACCTGGCAGCCAGCGGCGTCGGCAAGTTGACGGTTTGTGATGGGGATGTAGTCGACCTCACCAATCTGCAACGCCAGATTGTTCACCGTACTGAAGCAGTCGGATTGAATAAGGCTGATTCCGCCAAACAATCTTTACTGGCTATCAACCCCGAAATTATTGTGACAGCACTACCCCGACGTATTGATGAAGCCGAATTAATGCAACTGGTCAGCAGTGCGGATGTGGTGCTGGATGCTAGCGATAATTTTGCAACGCGTCATGCCGTGAATCGCGCGTGTGTGGTTCATAAAAAACCACTGGTTTCGGGTGCTGCTGTTAGATTTGACGGACAAATTACGGTTTTCAACTTACGCGAGGGAGATAGCCCTTGTTACCATTGTCTATTCCCTGAAACTGAGGGTGCGGATGAAGTGCGTTGTGCGGAGAACGGGGTTTTTTCACCCCTGGTAGGGATCATCGGCACCATGCAGGCTGCCGAAGCCCTCAAACTGTTAATGGGCATCGGTCAAACACTGCAAGGCCGTCTGCTTTTACTGGATGCACTCACAATGGAATGGCGGTCAATCAAACTAAAAAAAGATCAGGCTTGCCCGGTGTGCGGCTCCGATAAATAA
- a CDS encoding S41 family peptidase, translating into MRSKLQQVGLISFGAVLGIMLSLNYSAIADKETSAPLPIDDLRAFSEVFGKIKSDYVEPVTDKKLFSEAINGMLSGLDPHSAYLDTDAFKDLQVGTQGEVGGLGIEVGMEDGFVKVVSPIEDTPAFRSGIKSGDLIIKLDDTPIKGMTLNDAVKRMRGKPNTQITLTVLRKTESKPLVITLTRAVIQIKSVKFKLAEPGYGYIRITQFQEHTGEDLAKAIDTLYKENKAPLKGMVLDLRNDPGGLLNSAVAVSAAFLQPNALVVYTEGRSEDAKMKLTASKENYLRGAQDDFLKHLPPSIKNIPLITLMNGGSASASEIVAGALQDHKRSIVMGTQSFGKGSVQTVLPLGNGTAIKLTTARYYTPGGRSIQAKGITPDIVVEEATINGESKDPSLSLREADLERHLSNGLKDDGKTAAPVAKPAEPEKTKPAKGKGGANEKIDPTEVISKNDYQLNQALNLLKGLQILQNK; encoded by the coding sequence ATGCGCAGCAAGTTGCAACAAGTAGGTTTAATATCATTCGGCGCTGTACTGGGCATCATGCTAAGTCTGAATTATTCTGCTATCGCAGATAAAGAAACTTCAGCCCCGCTGCCAATTGATGATTTGCGCGCTTTTTCTGAAGTGTTTGGCAAAATTAAAAGTGATTATGTTGAACCGGTAACAGACAAGAAGTTATTCAGCGAAGCGATTAATGGCATGCTGTCCGGCCTTGATCCGCATTCCGCCTATCTGGACACTGACGCTTTCAAAGACCTGCAAGTGGGTACGCAAGGCGAAGTTGGTGGCTTGGGTATTGAAGTGGGTATGGAAGATGGCTTTGTTAAAGTTGTTTCTCCCATTGAAGATACTCCCGCTTTCCGCTCCGGCATTAAAAGTGGTGATTTGATTATCAAACTGGATGACACACCCATCAAGGGCATGACGCTAAATGACGCTGTCAAACGTATGCGTGGCAAACCCAACACCCAGATTACCCTGACCGTATTACGCAAGACTGAATCTAAACCGCTCGTGATCACTTTGACGCGCGCAGTTATTCAAATCAAGAGCGTGAAATTCAAACTGGCAGAGCCAGGCTATGGCTATATCCGTATTACCCAGTTTCAGGAGCACACAGGTGAAGATCTGGCAAAGGCCATTGATACCCTGTACAAGGAAAACAAAGCTCCCTTAAAAGGAATGGTTTTGGATTTGCGTAACGATCCGGGTGGCTTGTTGAACTCTGCCGTGGCAGTTTCTGCTGCTTTCTTGCAGCCCAATGCACTGGTTGTTTACACTGAAGGCAGAAGTGAAGATGCCAAAATGAAATTGACAGCCAGCAAAGAGAACTATCTGCGCGGTGCTCAAGACGATTTTCTAAAACATCTTCCGCCTTCTATCAAGAATATTCCATTGATCACATTGATGAATGGCGGTTCAGCTTCTGCTTCTGAAATCGTTGCAGGTGCTTTGCAGGATCATAAGCGTTCCATTGTTATGGGCACCCAGTCTTTTGGCAAAGGTTCAGTGCAAACCGTACTCCCTTTAGGAAATGGCACAGCTATCAAGCTAACCACTGCACGGTATTACACGCCAGGTGGGCGCTCTATCCAGGCCAAAGGTATTACGCCAGACATCGTAGTGGAAGAAGCGACTATTAATGGTGAATCCAAAGATCCTTCATTAAGCCTGCGTGAAGCGGATCTGGAACGCCATTTGTCCAACGGACTGAAAGACGATGGCAAAACTGCCGCACCAGTGGCAAAGCCTGCTGAACCAGAAAAAACCAAGCCTGCAAAAGGCAAAGGCGGCGCTAATGAAAAAATTGATCCAACAGAAGTCATTTCCAAAAATGATTATCAGCTGAACCAGGCGCTAAATCTGTTGAAAGGATTGCAAATACTACAAAACAAATAA
- a CDS encoding murein hydrolase activator EnvC family protein, giving the protein MYKRLFIIAIACTLTFPLHAAPKKELQDVRGRIETLKKDINTAEETRSEAADELKQSEQTISKLARSLHELSQKQNEVKLALTQLDAESQKTQNEIKTLQEQVNQILYQQYLHGPQDHMTALLNQKDPNQIARQLYYFSFIARARADLIQSLQTNLTQLASLSQRTEEKNLEMSRIRNEHIAQQKQLEAEQNSRKQVLSRIAKQIDSQRKEVNRLQRDEKRLTSLIEKLSKIAARRPPKPTPAPTPAPSSKLVINKTPDASVADTPFLRLKGKMNLPVTGELTNRFGSQREDSGAQWKGLFIKAHSGQPVKSVASGTVVFADWLRGFGNLIIVDHGNSYMSLYGNNESLYKQAGDAIRAGDTIATVGNSGGNPTAGLYFELRYQSKPFDPLSWVH; this is encoded by the coding sequence TTGTATAAAAGACTCTTCATTATCGCAATTGCTTGCACATTAACTTTCCCTTTGCACGCGGCACCAAAGAAGGAACTTCAAGATGTACGGGGTCGCATAGAAACCCTCAAGAAAGATATCAATACGGCAGAAGAAACGCGCAGTGAAGCCGCTGACGAACTGAAACAATCTGAACAAACCATCAGCAAACTTGCTCGTAGCCTGCATGAACTCTCGCAAAAGCAAAACGAAGTCAAGCTTGCCCTTACGCAATTAGATGCTGAAAGTCAAAAAACCCAAAACGAAATCAAAACGCTCCAGGAGCAAGTTAACCAGATTCTTTATCAACAATACCTGCATGGTCCACAAGATCATATGACTGCACTGTTGAACCAGAAAGACCCCAATCAGATTGCACGCCAACTGTATTATTTTTCATTTATCGCACGCGCCCGGGCCGATCTGATCCAGTCATTGCAAACGAACCTGACACAACTTGCATCACTCAGTCAGCGTACTGAGGAAAAAAATCTCGAAATGTCGCGAATCAGGAATGAACATATTGCACAACAAAAGCAGCTTGAGGCCGAGCAAAACAGCCGAAAACAAGTCCTGAGCCGCATTGCCAAACAGATTGACAGTCAACGCAAAGAAGTAAACCGTTTGCAGCGGGATGAAAAACGCTTAACCAGCCTGATCGAAAAACTCAGCAAAATTGCCGCCAGAAGACCACCTAAACCTACACCCGCTCCCACTCCTGCTCCTTCATCCAAGCTGGTTATCAACAAAACGCCTGATGCCTCCGTCGCTGACACGCCTTTCCTGCGTCTCAAAGGCAAAATGAATTTACCCGTCACCGGGGAACTAACCAATCGTTTCGGCAGCCAAAGAGAAGATAGCGGCGCACAATGGAAAGGCCTGTTTATCAAGGCACACAGCGGCCAGCCTGTGAAAAGTGTGGCCAGCGGCACCGTGGTGTTTGCTGATTGGCTACGGGGGTTTGGCAATCTGATCATTGTGGACCACGGTAACAGTTACATGAGCCTTTACGGGAACAACGAGTCTTTATATAAACAGGCTGGGGATGCCATCCGCGCCGGCGATACAATCGCGACAGTCGGCAATAGCGGCGGCAATCCCACCGCAGGACTTTATTTTGAGTTACGTTACCAGAGCAAGCCTTTTGATCCGCTAAGCTGGGTGCATTGA